The DNA sequence AATGGAGACCCATAAAACTTTCAGTCATATTGTCATATATTAGTTACAACCACAAGGCATTTTGAGCAGGAATGGATTCTTGTCTTGGCAGAAACTGTTTAACACATACTCTGTGTTAATATACAACACAGCAATTTACTTAAAAGGTGCCACAGTAAATACTGAGTGAATGCTCTGCACTCAAAAGCCCTTGCTTCCTTACTTCTGAGTTATTCAAAAGTATTTAGTATCGATATTAATTGTGAGttcaaaaataaacttattaGACCTCGAGAAATGATCTGAGACAAAATATAGATCTGGCATCATACTTTTTGTGGTCAGCATTTATATTCTTATATTATTAAGAAATCTCATCAGAAGTTAAGGCCAATACTACTGATACTGTTAGTAGTGTCATTCCTCTGCAACAAAAGTCCATTTGAACCTGATTCTACATACACTCATTAATGTCACTTGGCCTGTCAGGTAACCTCGAGTAACATTTCTGAAAACAGGTCTTGCTATCACAAGTTCGGTGACAACTACGCCTAAACATGACCAACTACCTCAGGAAATGAAGGTACACATAGTTATGAGgaagtgaaaatgtatttgaggAAGAAGGCTTGGATGTTTACTTGtaaatatgtactgtacatacagcacATCTATCGTTGCATATTCATACATCTGTTTATACCACTTCTAAAACTTTCAGCTTTTATATACTATAATATGTATAATCAAAAGCAGTCTCCTTCTGTCATTAAAATCAGTTTACATAAGGGGACTATCAAACAGAGCTGAGTCATTACTTCAATTTTCAACAGTTTGGATAAATGAATGAGCTGGAGTCAGTGTGGTGCTGCCCCCTACAGGGGAAGTAAAGCTCCTCAAAAACACAAGAACCGCATATAAACTATCTACCAATGCTGGTAAATAATGGgtgtatcagcaacagtaatcaagactttttaatattttgtaacaaaaaaaaatggttttcatCCAAAAATACAGTGTGGATACAGAATACAGATTCGGACAGAATACAGAAATTGGCATAATAAGTCACTTGAAAACTAAATTCATAAGTAAGTTAGAAAGCAAAAATCTTAAATATGGTTTCTATCATTCAATACAGTGTCAGTTACAAGGTCAGGCTGTTAAGGTTTAAACAGGTGATCTAAGACTAGAGctatttttcatatattattCAAGTAACTATACAACGAAGTACATCATAAAGTCATTATAAAActaatatttttctttctaaaatgTGGTAACACTTTCTTTGGTATCTAACAGATTACATTctcatcttgtgtgtgtttcaacaTACAGgtgagaaaaggagaaatagAAAATTACcatgaaaaatacacaatgCATCAAATCACAGTACGGATGTACCAAAATACCCCCCTTCCCCTTTTGCAAGAAAATATTGAAGACATGTTGCATGACCAGAAACATTGCTCAGTGTATGACGTCAGCACTTTGAAAGAATCTCCTGACAGCTTTTGTAAACCTTAACCAAGCAGTTCAGCCTCGGCTTCGAACTCTGAAAGATAAAGAAAGGACATAAATTAGAAACAAGTTCTTCTTATAATTATgattaatattatatttcatacaggaggaagagaaacacCAAAAGCAAGTTGCCTTTTGAGATATCAGAACACCTTGCATTCATCCTCACCTGAAACAATGGCACCACACTTGACACTGCATTAGGGTCTGAAGAGTCCTTCAACAGTACACAAAGGTAGTAGATGATCTGATGCtggaataaaaatgataaacatcaaCCAACTCATCTTATAAAAGTATAAACTGATATGACTGTAGTGTGAATAATATAGAATAACAATATAACTACTATACATTTGCACACAGGGCTATACGTTTCTTTAATTACCATGTAAATAGCTTCATTGATGACAATGTCCTTGATCTTGCTCATCTCAATGAAACTGGTCGTCTCACGTCCTGAGGCGTAGCTGGAGGACACCTGAATGCCTAAGGAGCCAATGACCAGCAGGGACTCGTGGTCCACCTTCACAAAGTGGATGTGAAGCATCATGCCGACCAGGGTGATGAGTATAGCGCTGGACAGAACAGCAGTGTTCTGCGAGAGAGGGAAGATATTTCaagatgtgtgtttatatgaatCATTATAttcaacatacaaacaaaaaggaTTTTCTGAAAACTATTTTACACGTCACATAaaccatcagtaacaattaaAACAGCATCAGTCCCGATACTGATACCTGGGCTTTGGGTATCAGCCGATATTGAGTACCAATCCGATACCAGTGTTTAATAAGCTGTATGCCTCAATGTGTGGAAGAGACTGTAATCATTCTTTATGTGTAAGGCAACATCAGACTTGATTTAAACATGCCTaactttgtaaaataaaatataacaaataaatacatagatataaatttactgagttattttttttattaaaataacgGTATCTGACCCATTGTCATAGATACCAGTacagctatttgagtcagtatcaGACCAATATCCGGTATCAATATCGGTGGATCTTTAATATCATGGGTAAATTAATAATTGTTATTAGACCTGGACAAtactcacaaaaaaaatcaaataatgcaatatt is a window from the Thunnus thynnus chromosome 18, fThuThy2.1, whole genome shotgun sequence genome containing:
- the pigh gene encoding phosphatidylinositol N-acetylglucosaminyltransferase subunit H, yielding MMEDETFTDISGKAISLDCQSHSSFCREFTVSSPKVSIGKVMAYTCSVWLFAYAVFFFTQNTAVLSSAILITLVGMMLHIHFVKVDHESLLVIGSLGIQVSSSYASGRETTSFIEMSKIKDIVINEAIYMHQIIYYLCVLLKDSSDPNAVSSVVPLFQSSKPRLNCLVKVYKSCQEILSKC